From a region of the Podospora pseudopauciseta strain CBS 411.78 chromosome 7 map unlocalized CBS411.78m_7, whole genome shotgun sequence genome:
- a CDS encoding uncharacterized protein (EggNog:ENOG503NUSA; COG:S), translated as MAFPTIKALEDCADFSKTVEPFIPQLYTLPSKVLDVIARREGLLDLYAETNPLISGFAISIVLGAIFLVAAEINRNYSQVDRAWSLLPTIYIAHFNAWARLAGIPSQRLDAALLFSAAWSARLTFNYWRKGGYSVGSEDYRWEIIRQYVPKAAFHVFNWTFISFIQSILLFALAAPAYPILLASQFEPNLTSSDIAYTSVELLLILTEWIADQQQWEFQSAKQQYRKTAKVPSGFKQDDLDRGFITTGLWSYSRHPNFACEQTIWFVLYQWSCYATRNLYSWAGVGPSFLIMLFQGSTWLTELITAGKYPEYKAYQRQVGMFAPTWITGYKVPPAKAPKVIRTSEIAKQIEEKERRKQKQKQK; from the exons ATGGCGTTTCCAACCATCAAAGCGCTCGAAGATTGCGCCGACTTCTCCAAAACGGTGGAGCCGTTTATCCCCCAGCTTTACACTCTGCCCAGCAAGGTGCTTGATGTCATTGCACGCCGCGAGGGTCTCCTGGACCTCTACGCggaaacaaaccccctcatATCTGGATTCGCCATCTCGATAGTGCTGGGTGCTATCTTCCTGGTTGCCGCCGAGATCAACCGCAACTATTCACAAGTTGACCGGGCATGGAGTTTGTTGCCCACCATCTACATTGCCCACTTCAATGCCTGGGCCCGTTTGGCAGGAATTCCCAGTCAGAGACTAGACGCGGCGCTCCTCTTCAGCGCTGCATGGAGC GCTCGACTCACCTTCAACTACTGGAGAAAGGGCGGCTATAGTGTGGGATCGGAAGACTACCGATG GGAAATCATCCGTCAATATGTCCCCAAAGCTGCCTTTCACGTCTTCAACTGGaccttcatctccttcaTCCAAAGCATCCTGCTTTTCGCCCTCGCAGCCCCCGCCTATCCCATCCTGCTGGCATCTCAGTTTGAGCCCAACCTGACCAGCTCCGACATCGCATATACGTCTGTCGAGCTCTTGTTGATCCTCACGGAGTGGATCGCCGACCAACAGCAGTGGGAGTTTCAATCTGCCAAGCAGCAATACCGAAAAACCGCCAAGGTTCCGTCAGGCTTCAAGCAAGACGACCTCGATCGTGGCTTCATCACGACGGGCCTGTGGAGCTACTCGAGGCATCCCAACTTTGCTTGCGAGCAGACCATCTGGTTTGTCCTGTATCAGTGGAGTTGTTATGCCACAAGGAACTTGTACAGTTGGGCTGGCGTGGGTCCTTCCTTTCTGATCATGCTCTTTCAAGGGTCGACGTGGCTCACGGAGCTCATCACGGCGGGGAAATACCCAGAGTATAAGGCGTATCAGAGACAGGTCGGCATGTTTGCTCCAACTTGGATCACGGGCTACAAGGTACCGCCAGCAAAGGCACCTAAGGTGATCCGCACCAGCGAGATCGCCAAGCAGATtgaagagaaggaaagacGGAAACAGAAACAGAAACAGAAGTGA